A single window of Plasmodium reichenowi strain SY57 chromosome 12, whole genome shotgun sequence DNA harbors:
- a CDS encoding hypothetical protein (conserved Plasmodium protein, unknown function) gives MQHFFLKKSKVTFSSIKLKGLLYKYLRNDGKEKNKEKKNTLNWYIYNKRKRIEEIQKLTGNEKYNELILYSFFHNKNIKSTRDYKRLYYYCNFLKCDILTFIKKDIENLRKQKYKYFTINNRRHSFKKVLYIYLNNNIKINDNDQTHYLFELLQKHLLKTSPYNIFLFLKLSTEYKYFEKLKIFTLDIFISKINKHMINEENQKKYEHAKKNVKYINQNKKKPASQMSIDNKSLSNCVNIHKSDEQNKVSTKSKKYTHIQTQTSTQTSTQTSTQTSTQTPTQTSTQTSTQTSTQTSTLKPCNDHDNVNLYPLKSLTYEYIRSNKFFTCNNKNHTCAFKNIYMFDVIHFINNNININHNEVHKNYKNECASKVSDDHIIFEQSDGFQKGAFNNSQADNIGRNNLQGDNIRQNNLQGDNIRQNNLQGDNIRKNNLQGDNIRKNNLQGDNIKKVYSRESSLKNTNKKCAPLKNYLYYNNNHHFELKNKLNYKMKDNDVSIIRRDDHIDKSEIKYFYYTRRTNNVGVYKEIYEKSDQYKMIKYYEELKKRNVKTKEENKMSNTTNKITKDNITQECLQNNKLRDHFKKIRDQILSIENDIKLDSILINKNITDQQESVSKIGSIKNNIITNNNIHSNNNNDNNNNNNNNNNNNTYNIFTFNNGDIKYPPLFKDHILNILLSFCINNYQDSMYKYLKYIFFSNFYFYNPIFLFYYFSYISCTEKNLYQMYLKEFIKFLNNIIVEFHFYLLPFFLNLNYSNIFLNFFIKYWNTISSGKKDMSIIYRLSSNHKFVMDIITYSHKQKQKQDIHTTQNVEKNITLFMNLFLQIYSSDVIIEKAKHTYLENLFLYDTDKETNKEDNIIKDASSTKEKNDLINKNKSCHHTIHNVEDEKSLIGTIFFNFLKYKGLFNKYETDIKNMNIQKEQVFNNEIINSNNFIKKKKKKIHMIEGYNTSQSYEYPHDNISLNSEQNKNSLNVLKKNFIDNTNTSTCRYDNLNKMKITRRMEKKEQEKKLIKNMIKNVIKNVIKNMSSCYNEKIYEFNMLASYINTCIKQKGIKFIKHMCDNTYNNVHNNIDKIEKKKQQGDFIILSDEDLKYNNICIKKKDILQNFILFCKMNMFECSSYMNKIIYFYLNEYNDKELLNILISHFKLNNNNNNNNNMNNIGSVINSNNVNINNVSINNSKNNVCVNNLSMDMPNINTQFKNKKKEEYYCSYDLLLVNKILNIFIYKKKFISLNNSIIISNLLAKQQLYNNNFFRFLGKNNFIYDIKNCNIHSLVSLIYSFGKLKMKNIHLDLYKGMIKEIIYNIEKINEYGLSCLLYGLYNLIDKKKERNLTIINYDYAKYKNVKHYHNKNYNTYYIPSNHLQKVTTTKGHCKKDVLLHREGINMKQNENMVGSVSNDDTINKHDNICNDDTINKHDIICNDDTINKHDNICNDDTINKHDNICNDDTINKYDNKKDLVSRSPYVNDQKNTNNHAKESNEIRILEDILIKEIIKRLIFFKNMNINSFCISISCLSKINIFPKELYEEIKDVTYKYINSVNVTSLQHLSLALAKYYITNKKENINHNIIYDIYDYLFIYKMRDISFKCACKFLYTLGLLNIRNENYILILLMVIANERGILNNVHVQEGNLNFNRHNNNMYYENVKKLYYQPEKYNTYNNNNNNNNDNIGLNNTKFMNILNNKLFDPYHNSKLNSSLYKSLDILKKKEYFKSYYNSYLFFNIPKYKLNINNILLNFSNVDNSYLINVLDALYNLSYYSYFSIHICIIIKNILIKHIHDMKVSSIMSLLYSYVNLHFYDYSLYYIEKEIFLLEDINNNGNMKSDCPHNNNNNNNDNDINNINSNNNINSNDIINSNNNINYYCRLGDHSICNDKNKYIFHFNMYKNNTTINNYPTNSSYSSNNVKYNNLQSEFKKVYNCLLNNFVNLNDQEKRLYVEKLKSLISEMKNNNKFYYVKDIYNNMNQGISTEYILSMIHDYDQSKKTINNYKQNFAIPNNVHKKLNYSDDDQIIKYKNKTHINESLNNITMLQNYKVKDKHMNTTEQINKINLLHSESIHLNYQTTYKFQEIKNVVDQFGCFIKNEKSKKHQSDNTNRHLTDEANVNIDQHVEHMERHIYEYNDLHKHKNEDNDLYLYDHKEEGVSSSFFQKEKRSYLDKVLIEEIKKKEYYDEFFMLKHREYYKEDILNLCLETLLKNTNYILNNYKQYKNTNIFFLILFYNIFLPYTNNDILIYLNTIQRNFAFYNNNNNNNNNNSNNNKIRDYSFEDILKNIELLNFNDHIIHNLIRSKNLSHILIPRVNILQHDNNFLNKAIHLKSTFIEDKMSVDKNKKNYNNYDEHNTCAKYNSTYDTSGISYTKNEQNSYNNFDEFLNNYNTHLDMKKINLEKIVPLNLLYKFFQLFNFNINNVQLIYLLNEVYKEKDLNGDVDVQRILTQGETNENVNNVKNMNNVKNMNNVNNVNNVNNVNNVNNANNVNSVNNVNNMNNVNNMNSANNENNMNNGNSVNNNMYNLNNTYRFKNISCPLIQIKNKTLIIQKKDKKIYFKNFNMIDHYFKPARGLLINILDHHTYNSLFIYVDVYIVAYKVDILIERFNR, from the coding sequence atgcaacatttttttttaaaaaaaagtaaagTTACCTTTTCTAGTATCAAGTTAAAAGGgttgttatataaatatttaagaaATGATGGGAAGGAGAagaataaagaaaaaaagaacacGTTGAAttggtatatatataataaaagaaaaaggatTGAGGAGATACAAAAATTAACAGgtaatgaaaaatataatgaacttatattatattctttttttcataataaaaatataaaaagtacAAGAGATTATAAAAggttatattattattgtaatttcttaaaatgcgatatattaacatttataaaaaaagatatagaaaatttaagaaaacaaaaatataaatattttactaTAAATAATAGGAGACattcatttaaaaaagttttatatatttatttaaataacaatattaagattaatgataatgatcaaacacattatttatttgaattattacaaaaacatttattaaaaacaagtccttataatatattcctttttttaaaattgtctacggaatataaatattttgaaaaacttaaaatatttacattggatatatttataagtaAAATTAACAAACATATGATCAATGAagaaaatcaaaaaaaatatgaacatgctaagaaaaatgtaaaatatataaatcaaaataaaaaaaaaccagCTTCCCAAATGTCTATTGATAACAAGTCTTTATCAAATTGTGTGAACATCCATAAATCTGATGAGCAAAATAAAGTGAGTacaaaatcaaaaaaatatacacatatacaAACGCAAACGTCAACACAAACGTCAACACAAACGTCAACACAAACGTCAACACAAACGCCAACACAAACGTCAACACAAACGTCAACACAAACGTCAACACAAACGTCAACATTAAAACCATGTAATGATCATGATAATGTTAATTTATACCCCTTGAAAAGCTTaacatatgaatatataaggagcaataaattttttacatGTAATAACAAAAATCATACCTGCgcatttaaaaatatatatatgtttgatgtaatacattttataaataataatataaatataaatcataatgaagtacataaaaattataaaaatgaatgcGCATCTAAAGTAAGTGATgatcatattatttttgagCAAAGTGATGGTTTTCAAAAGGGGGCATTTAATAATTCACAAGCGGATAATATAGGAAGAAATAATTTACAAGGGGATAATATAAGACAAAATAACTTACAAGGGGATAATATAAGACAAAATAACTTACAAGGGgataatataagaaaaaataactTACAAGGGgataatataagaaaaaataactTACAAGgggataatataaaaaaggtTTATTCAAGAGAGAGCtctttaaaaaatactAATAAGAAGTGTGCTCCTTTAAAGAATTACCtttattataacaataatCACCATtttgaattaaaaaataagttGAACTATAAAATGAAAGATAATGATGTAAGCATAATAAGAAGAGATGATCATATAGATAAAAGcgaaataaaatatttttactaCACACGGAGAACAAATAATGTAGGTgtatataaagaaatatatgaaaaatctgatcaatataaaatgataaaatattatgaagagttaaagaaaagaaatgtaaaaaccaaagaagaaaacaaaatgaGCAACAcaacaaataaaattacaAAAGATAATATCACACAAGAATGTTTACAAAACAATAAATTAAGAGatcattttaaaaaaataagggATCAAATATTAAGCAtagaaaatgatataaaacTTGATAGTATAttgataaataaaaatataactgATCAACAAGAAAGTGTATCAAAAATTGGATccataaaaaataacataataacaaacaataatatacatagtaacaataataatgataataataataataataataataataataataataatacttataatatatttacctTTAATAATGGAGATATAAAATATCCCCCTTTATTTAAAGATcacattttaaatatacttttatccttttgtattaataattatcaagatagtatgtataaatatttaaaatatatatttttttccaacttttatttctataatcccatatttcttttttattatttctcTTATATCTCTTGTActgaaaaaaatttgtaccaaatgtatttaaaagaatttataaagtttttaaataacataattgtagaatttcatttttatttattaccattctttttaaatttaaattattccaacatatttttaaatttttttataaaatactGGAATACAATTTCATCAGGAAAAAAAGACATGtcaataatatatagattGAGTAGTAATCATAAATTTGTTATGGatattataacatattcacataaacaaaaacaaaaacaagATATACATACAACACAAAatgtagaaaaaaatataactcTCTTCATGAACTTgtttttacaaatatattcttcTGATGTAATTATAGAAAAAGCAAAACACACATATTTAGAAAACCTCTTTTTGTATGACACTGATAAGGAGACTAATAAGgaagataatattataaaagatGCTAGCAGtacaaaagaaaagaatgatcttattaataaaaacaaatcaTGTCATCATACTATACATAATGTAGAAGATGAAAAATCATTAATCGGaactatattttttaattttctaaaatataaaggattgtttaataaatatgaaacggatataaaaaatatgaacatCCAAAAAGAACAAGTCTTCAATAATGAAATCataaatagtaataattttataaaaaaaaaaaaaaaaaaaatccaTATGATTGAAGGATATAATACATCTCAAAGTTATGAATATCCACATGATAATATTTCACTTAATTcagaacaaaataaaaattctttaaatgttttaaaaaaaaattttattgACAATACAAATACTTCGACATGTAGGTATGACAATTTgaacaaaatgaagataaCAAGACGtatggaaaaaaaagaacaagaaaaaaaattgataaaaaatatgataaaaaatgtgataaaaaatgtaataaaaaatatgagTTCTTGTTATAATGAGAAGatatatgaatttaatatgttagcatcttatattaatacatgtataaaacaaaaaggaataaaatttataaagCACATGTGCGacaatacatataataatgtacataataatatagataaaatagaaaaaaagaaacagCAAGGagattttattatattaagTGATGAGgatttaaaatataacaacatatgtattaaaaagaaagataTATTACAGAACTTTATTCTGTTTTGTAAAATGAATATGTTTGAATGTAGTTcttatatgaataaaattatatatttttatttgaatgAATATAACGATAAAGAGTTActaaatattttgataaGCCATTTTAAACtgaacaataataataataataataataatatgaataatatagGAAGTGTTATTAATTcaaataatgtaaatattaacaatgtatctataaataatagtaaaaataatgtatgtgtaaataatttaagTATGGATATGCCCAATATCAACACacaatttaaaaataagaaaaaggAGGAATATTATTGTTCATATGATCTACTACTTGTTAATAAAATactaaatattttcatatataaaaaaaaattcatcTCTTTAAATAATAGTATAATTATATCAAATCTTTTAGCAAAACaacaattatataataataatttttttcgtttcctaggaaaaaataattttatatatgatataaagAATTGTAATATTCATTCATTAGTTTCACTCATATATTCCTTTGggaaattaaaaatgaaaaatatacatcTCGATTTATATAAAGGTATGATCaaagaaattatttataatattgaaaaaattaatgaatATGGTTTATCATGTTTACTTTATggattatataatttaatagataaaaaaaaagaaagaaatcttactattataaattatgattatgcaaaatataaaaatgtaaaacATTATCATAACAAAAATTAcaatacatattatattcctTCTAATCATTTACAAAAAGTAACTACAACAAAGGGTCACTGTAAAAAAGATGTACTACTACATAGGGAAGGTATCAACATGAAgcaaaatgaaaatatggTGGGAAGTGTATCTAATGATGATactataaataaacatgataatatatgtaatgatgatactataaataaacatgatattatatgtaatgatgatactataaataaacatgataatatatgtaatgatgatactataaataaacatgataatatatgtaatgatgatactataaataaatatgataataagaAAGATCTTGTATCTAGGTCCCCATATGTAAATGATCAAAAGAATACAAATAATCATGCGAAGGAATCAAATGAAATTAGAATTCTTGAAGATATTTtgataaaagaaattataaaaagattaattttttttaaaaatatgaatataaattctTTCTGTATATCCATTTCTTGTTTATcgaaaataaatatttttccaaaagaattatatgaagaaataaaagatgtaacatataaatatattaatagtGTTAATGTAACATCTTTACAACATTTATCATTAGCTTTAgcaaaatattatataacaaaCAAAAAGGAGAACataaatcataatataatttacgatatatatgattatttgttcatttataaaatgcgtgatatttcttttaaatgTGCATGTaagtttttatatacattaggcttgttaaatataagaaatgaaaattatatattaatattgcTTATGGTTATAGCTAATGAGAGAggtatattaaataatgtaCATGTACAAGAGGGTAATCTAAATTTTAATCgtcataataataacatgtATTATGAAAATGTAAAGAAGTTATATTACCAACcagaaaaatataatacatataataataataataataataataatgataatataggtcttaataatactaaatttatgaatatattaaataacaAATTGTTTGATCCTTATCATAATAGTAAATTAAAttcttctttatataaatcattagatatattaaaaaaaaaggaatattttaaaagttattataattcttatttattttttaatatacctaaatataaattaaatataaataatatattattaaatttttcaAACGTTGATAATAGTTATTTGATTAATGTTTTAGATgctttatataatttatcatattattcttatttctctatacatatatgtatcatTATCAAAAATATCTTGATAAAGCACATACATGACATGAAGGTTTCTAGTATTATgtctttattatattcttatgTCAATTTACATTTCTATgattattctttatattatatagaaaaggaaatatttctattggaggatataaataataatggtaATATGAAATCTGACTGCccacataataataataataataataatgataatgatattaataatattaatagtaataataatattaatagtaatgatattattaatagtaataataatattaattattattgtcGTTTGGGTGATCATTCAATATGTAATGATAagaacaaatatatattccattttaatatgtataagAATAATACAACCATAAATAACTATCCTACAAATAGTTCATACAGTTCaaataatgtaaaatataataatttacaaAGTGAGTTcaaaaaagtatataattgtttattaaataattttgtaaatttaaatgatcAAGAAAAAAGGCTATATGTCGAAAAATTGAAGTCCTTAATTTCTGagatgaaaaataataataaattttattatgttaaagatatatataacaatatgaaTCAAGGTATTAGTACggaatatattttatctatGATACATGATTATGATCAAAgtaaaaaaacaataaataattataaacaaaattttGCTATTCCAAATAATgttcataaaaaattaaattattctGATGATGAtcaaattattaaatacaAGAACAAAACACACATAAATGAATCTCTTAACAATATAACAATGTTACAAAATTATAAGGTTAAAGATAAACATATGAATACTACagaacaaataaataaaataaatttattacataGTGAATCCATACATCTAAATTATCAAACCACTTATAAATTTCAAGAGATAAAAAATGTTGTGGACCAATTTGGCtgttttattaaaaacgaaaaatcaaaaaaacATCAATCGGATAATACAAATCGGCATTTAACAGATGAAGCAAATGTAAATATAGATCAGCATGTTGAACATATGGAAagacatatatatgaatataacGATTTGcataaacataaaaatgaagataatgatttatatttgtatgaTCATAAAGAAGAAGGTGTGTCGTCTTCATTCTTTcagaaagaaaaaagaagtTATCTGGATAAAGTACTTAttgaagaaataaaaaaaaaagaatattatgATGAGTTTTTCATGTTAAAACATCGAGAATATTACAAAGAAGATATACTAAACTTATGTTTAGAAAcgttattaaaaaatacaaattatattttaaataattataaacaatataaaaatacgaatattttttttcttatccttttttataatattttcttaccatatacaaataatgatatattaatatatttaaatacaATCCAACGAAATTTTGCATTCtacaacaacaacaataataataataataataatagtaataataataaaatcagagattattcttttgaagacattttaaaaaatatcgaattattaaattttaatgatcatattattcataatttaataaGGTCTAAAAATTTATCTCATATTCTTATACCACgtgttaatatattacaacATGATAACaactttttaaataaagCTATTCATCTCAAGAGTACCTTTATAGAAGATAAAATGTCTgtagataaaaataaaaaaaattataataattatgacGAACATAATACATGTGcaaaatataatagtaCATATGATACATCGGGGATATCCTATACAAAGAATGAACAAAATAGCTACAATAATTTTGatgaatttttaaataattataacacACATTTagatatgaaaaaaataaatctGGAAAAAATAGTCCCGTTGAATTTGctttataaatttttccAGCTTTTTAATTTCAACATAAATAACGTACAactaatatatttattaaatgagGTATATAAGGAAAAAGATCTAAATGGGGATGTGGATGTGCAACGAATATTAACACAAGGTGaaacaaatgaaaatgtGAACAATGTGAAGAATATGAACAATGTGAAGAATATGAACAATGTGAACAATGTGAACAATGTGAACAATGTGAACAATGTGAACAATGCGAACAATGTGAACAGCGTGAACAATGTGaacaatatgaacaatGTGAACAATATGAACAGTGCGAACAATGAGaacaatatgaacaatGGGAACAGCGTGAACAATAATATGTACAATTTGAATAATACATATCGATTTAAAAACATATCATGTCCattaatacaaataaaaaataaaaccctaattattcaaaaaaaagacaaaaaaatttatttcaaAAACTTCAACATGATAGATCATTATTTCAAACCAGCAAGAGgattattaataaatatattagatcatcatacatataattcattatttatttatgttgATGTTTATATAGTTGCGTATAAAGTTGATATACTTATTGAACGATTTAATAGGTAG